The Anopheles coluzzii chromosome 2, AcolN3, whole genome shotgun sequence genome window below encodes:
- the LOC120947774 gene encoding eukaryotic translation initiation factor 4H-like isoform X2, translating into MAGRGTHDNNRYGDRARKPLPTEPPYLAYVGNLPNGVVQGDINAIFKEYAVKSVRLVKDKETDVFKGFCYVEFDTLEDLEKVLQLDGMIVLNDRPEPLRIDVAEQKKNDRGGFNRRGGQQNRGGPGGPGNGGGGGGGGGGFNRGGPNQMNNRPIGSGGGGGGVGGGGSGDRAPNRGRYGNFGDERDGGGRDEWSRDNDRDGGRDGRGGAGGGGRYNDRDNYGRDDGNRYGNYGRNNQYRDNDRRKDAAPSNYPPPSNPNLNMEERPRLKLAPRSTNAPLNALAETKQSAAIFGNARPREEKLGGPETGRKHANSVGSEGSSADGGGSGGGGGGGGNSASSSATGGDN; encoded by the exons ATGGCAGGCAGAGGTACACACGATAATAATAG ATATGGAGATCGGGCCCGTAAACCGCTCCCGACGGAACCACCGTACCTTGCGTACGTCGGCAACCTTCCCAACGGGGTCGTGCAGGGCGACATTAACGCCATCTTTAAAGAGTACGCGGTGAAGAGCGTGCGTCTAGTGAAGGACAAGGAAACGGACGTATTCAAAGGCTTTTGCTACGTCGAGTTCGATACTCTCGAGGATCTGGAGAAGGTGCTCCAGCTGGATGGCATGATAGTGCTGAACGATCGACCGGAACCGCTGCGGATTGATGTGGCCGAGCAAAAGAAGAACGACCG TGGAGGTTTTAACAGGCGCGGTGGTCAACAGAATCGTGGCGGACCCGGTGGACCAggcaacggtggtggtggtggcggcggcggtggcggtttCAACCGTGGCGGACCTAACCAGATGAATAATCGGCCGAtcggcagtggtggtggtggtggcggcgtcGGTGGCGGCGGAAGTGGTG ACCGGGCACCGAACCGAGGGAGGTACGGAAACTTTGGCGACGAGCGGGATGGCGGTGGTCGCGACGAATGGAGCCGCGATAACGATCGCGATGGAGGACGGGACGGGCGTGGCggtgctggcggtggtggtcgcTACAACGATCGCGACAACTACGGTCGCGACGATGGCAATAGGTACGGCAATTATGGTCGTAATAATCAATACCGAGACAACGACCGAAGAAAAGACGCTGCGCCGTCCAACTACCCGCCACCCTCCAACCCCAATCTCAACATGGAGGAACGGCCCCGGCTGAAGCTGGCCCCGCGCTCGACGAACGCGCCGCTGAACGCGCTGGCAGAAACGAAGCAATCGGCCGCCATCTTCGGCAATGCGCGGCCACGCGAGGAGAAGCTCGGCGGTCCGGAAACTGGGCGGAAGCACGCGAACAGCGTCGGCAGCGAGGGCAGCAGTGCGGACGGtggtggcagcggcggcggcggcggcggcggtggcaacAGTGCATCCTCCAGCGCAACGGGGGGCGATAATTAA
- the LOC120947774 gene encoding eukaryotic translation initiation factor 4H-like isoform X1 gives MAGRGTHDNNRYGDRARKPLPTEPPYLAYVGNLPNGVVQGDINAIFKEYAVKSVRLVKDKETDVFKGFCYVEFDTLEDLEKVLQLDGMIVLNDRPEPLRIDVAEQKKNDRGGFNRRGGQQNRGGPGGPGNGGGGGGGGGGFNRGGPNQMNNRPIGSGGGGGGVGGGGSGGMDRNYSNDYSRNDYDRNRGGRPNNYNDRAPNRGRYGNFGDERDGGGRDEWSRDNDRDGGRDGRGGAGGGGRYNDRDNYGRDDGNRYGNYGRNNQYRDNDRRKDAAPSNYPPPSNPNLNMEERPRLKLAPRSTNAPLNALAETKQSAAIFGNARPREEKLGGPETGRKHANSVGSEGSSADGGGSGGGGGGGGNSASSSATGGDN, from the exons ATGGCAGGCAGAGGTACACACGATAATAATAG ATATGGAGATCGGGCCCGTAAACCGCTCCCGACGGAACCACCGTACCTTGCGTACGTCGGCAACCTTCCCAACGGGGTCGTGCAGGGCGACATTAACGCCATCTTTAAAGAGTACGCGGTGAAGAGCGTGCGTCTAGTGAAGGACAAGGAAACGGACGTATTCAAAGGCTTTTGCTACGTCGAGTTCGATACTCTCGAGGATCTGGAGAAGGTGCTCCAGCTGGATGGCATGATAGTGCTGAACGATCGACCGGAACCGCTGCGGATTGATGTGGCCGAGCAAAAGAAGAACGACCG TGGAGGTTTTAACAGGCGCGGTGGTCAACAGAATCGTGGCGGACCCGGTGGACCAggcaacggtggtggtggtggcggcggcggtggcggtttCAACCGTGGCGGACCTAACCAGATGAATAATCGGCCGAtcggcagtggtggtggtggtggcggcgtcGGTGGCGGCGGAAGTGGTGGTATGGATAGAAATTATAGTAACGATTACTCCCGAAACGATTACGATAGAAACCGCGGTGGACGTCCGAATAACTATAATG ACCGGGCACCGAACCGAGGGAGGTACGGAAACTTTGGCGACGAGCGGGATGGCGGTGGTCGCGACGAATGGAGCCGCGATAACGATCGCGATGGAGGACGGGACGGGCGTGGCggtgctggcggtggtggtcgcTACAACGATCGCGACAACTACGGTCGCGACGATGGCAATAGGTACGGCAATTATGGTCGTAATAATCAATACCGAGACAACGACCGAAGAAAAGACGCTGCGCCGTCCAACTACCCGCCACCCTCCAACCCCAATCTCAACATGGAGGAACGGCCCCGGCTGAAGCTGGCCCCGCGCTCGACGAACGCGCCGCTGAACGCGCTGGCAGAAACGAAGCAATCGGCCGCCATCTTCGGCAATGCGCGGCCACGCGAGGAGAAGCTCGGCGGTCCGGAAACTGGGCGGAAGCACGCGAACAGCGTCGGCAGCGAGGGCAGCAGTGCGGACGGtggtggcagcggcggcggcggcggcggcggtggcaacAGTGCATCCTCCAGCGCAACGGGGGGCGATAATTAA